In a single window of the Vitis vinifera cultivar Pinot Noir 40024 chromosome 6, ASM3070453v1 genome:
- the LOC100250156 gene encoding uncharacterized protein LOC100250156: MVGIAFDFITSPSSVNSSQVPSVSPFSVYREMLLCFVQPTFTSPSQYTIYSNFNSLNPTTLLPKTFLPGFGISPTKTLVYLRSRTPTGSTHASLLEAPVLWASRICVFYALLKAGLAGSQANPFVSDLESDGNGDGAGDLGFSKWLESLQRNPEKEASDKRKLVSKWHPTTKGTLRRNYRVPSKSEGRRLLKAIASLLSDDDHFIDASSHKGCQIRRESAHGESVCCNNVRALFDELPTPHLIVEITPFPAGPLTENDYVKAEKLEKVLRSGPSV, from the exons ATGGTGGGCATTGCCTTCGACTTCATCACCTCTCCATCTTCTGTCAACTCTTCACAGGTACCGTCTGTCTCTCCATTTTCAGTTTATAGAGAGATGCTTCTCTGCTTTGTACAACCCACTTTCACATCACCTTCCCAATACACCATATATTCCAATTTCAACAGTCTCAATCCAACCACTTTGCTTCCAAAGACCTTCCTTCCAGGTTTTGGGATCAGTCCCACCAAAACATTGGTGTATTTGAGGAGCAGAACACCCACTGGTAGCACTCATGCTTCCTTGCTTGAGGCCCCTGTTTTATGGGCTAGTAGGATTTGCGTGTTCTATGCTCTCTTGAAGGCTGGTTTAGCTGGATCTCAAGCAAACCCATTTGTCTCAG atTTGGAaagtgatggtaatggtgatggtgcTGGTGATCTGGGGTTCTCTAAGTGGCTTGAGAGCTTACAAAGAAATCCAG AAAAGGAGGCATCCGACAAAAGAAAATTAGTGAGCAAATGGCATCCTACAACGAAGGGTACACTTAGGAGGAACTACAGAGTTCCCTCCAAATCTGAAGGGCGACGTCTTCTTAAAGCCATTGCATCCTTACTGTCAGATGATGATCATTTCATAGATGCCTCTTCCCACAAG GGTTGTCAGATTAGGAGGGAAAGCGCCCATGGAGAAAGCGTCTGTTGTAACAATGTGAGAGCCCTGTTCGACGAGCTCCCAACTCCACACCTCATTGTAGAAATCACACCTTTTCCTGCTGGGCCTCTTACAGAGAACGATTACGTCAAGGCCGAGAAGCTGGAGAAGGTGCTGAGGTCTGGCCCTTCTGTTTGA